The following proteins are co-located in the Thermus thermophilus HB8 genome:
- a CDS encoding TlpA disulfide reductase family protein translates to MTKLWTLLVAGALSLALAVKPGEPLLDFLLLDPKGQPVTPATMSKPAVIVFWASWCTVCKAEFPGLHRVAEETGVPFYVISREPRDTREVVLEYMKTYPRFIPLLASDRDRPHEVAARFKVLGQPWTFVVDREGKVVALFAGRAGREALLDALLLAGADLP, encoded by the coding sequence ATGACCAAACTCTGGACCCTTCTCGTGGCGGGCGCGCTGAGCCTGGCCCTGGCGGTGAAGCCGGGCGAGCCCCTCCTCGACTTCCTCCTTCTGGACCCCAAGGGCCAGCCCGTGACCCCGGCGACGATGTCCAAGCCTGCGGTCATCGTCTTTTGGGCCAGCTGGTGTACGGTGTGCAAGGCGGAGTTCCCGGGCCTCCACCGGGTGGCGGAGGAGACGGGGGTCCCCTTTTACGTCATCAGCCGGGAGCCCCGGGACACCAGGGAGGTGGTTCTGGAGTACATGAAGACCTACCCCCGCTTCATCCCCCTCCTGGCCTCGGACCGGGACCGGCCCCACGAGGTGGCGGCCCGGTTCAAGGTCCTGGGCCAGCCCTGGACCTTCGTGGTGGACCGGGAGGGGAAGGTGGTGGCCCTCTTCGCCGGGCGGGCGGGCCGGGAGGCCTTGCTAGACGCCCTTCTCCTCGCCGGGGCCGACCTCCCATAG
- a CDS encoding cyanophycinase, producing the protein MRQGYFALLTADPLRGALNRVEARLIEEARGEALFLIPYALRDLAEAWRLVYRDLGLRRGRVVYLRRREEAFDPEVARRVAESPLVILAAESLPEFLDLIRNSLLLQALAEVYRQGGGVVAVGEAAGLLGEAAFYALEGEVRAGFGLALLRGLALLPRVEERGRFLALSRLVADNPDLVGLGLLENTALRLLRGLGEVWAGGVTLVDAGGAEYTGRGVRGLRVDVLSTGERFPLPSL; encoded by the coding sequence GTGCGTCAGGGCTACTTCGCCTTGCTCACCGCGGACCCCTTGCGGGGCGCCCTCAACCGGGTGGAGGCCCGGCTTATTGAGGAGGCCCGCGGGGAGGCCCTTTTTCTTATCCCGTACGCCCTGCGGGACCTGGCCGAGGCCTGGCGCCTCGTCTACCGCGACCTGGGCCTCAGGCGGGGCCGGGTGGTCTACCTCCGGCGCCGGGAGGAGGCCTTTGACCCCGAGGTGGCCCGGCGGGTGGCGGAAAGCCCCCTGGTGATCCTCGCCGCCGAGAGCCTGCCGGAGTTCCTGGACCTCATCCGCAACAGCCTCCTCCTGCAGGCCCTCGCCGAGGTTTACCGCCAGGGGGGCGGGGTGGTGGCCGTGGGGGAGGCCGCCGGCCTCCTGGGCGAGGCGGCCTTTTACGCCTTGGAGGGCGAGGTCCGGGCGGGGTTCGGCCTCGCCCTCCTCAGGGGGCTCGCCCTCCTTCCCCGGGTGGAGGAGCGGGGGCGGTTTCTGGCCCTTTCCCGCCTGGTGGCGGACAACCCCGACCTCGTGGGGCTCGGCCTTTTGGAAAACACCGCCCTCCGCCTCCTTCGGGGCCTCGGGGAGGTGTGGGCGGGCGGGGTCACCTTGGTGGACGCCGGCGGGGCCGAGTACACGGGCCGGGGCGTCCGCGGCCTGAGGGTGGACGTCCTCTCCACGGGCGAGCGCTTCCCCCTTCCTAGCCTATAA
- the ispD gene encoding 2-C-methyl-D-erythritol 4-phosphate cytidylyltransferase yields MEVSVLIPAAGNGLRLGRGPKAFLQVGGRTLLEWTLAAFRDAAEVLVALPPGAEPPKGLGAVFLEGGATRQASVARLLEAASLPLVLVHDVARPFVSRGLVARVLEAAQRSGAAVPVLPVPDTLMAPEGEAYGRVVPREAFRLVQTPQGFFTALLREAHAYARRKGLEASDDAQLVQALGYPVALVEGEATAFKITHPQDLVLAEALARVWSA; encoded by the coding sequence GTGGAGGTTTCCGTCCTCATCCCCGCCGCGGGGAACGGCCTTCGCCTGGGCCGAGGCCCCAAGGCCTTTCTCCAGGTGGGGGGGCGGACGCTTCTGGAGTGGACCCTCGCCGCCTTCCGGGACGCGGCGGAGGTCCTGGTGGCCCTGCCCCCCGGGGCGGAGCCCCCGAAGGGGCTTGGGGCCGTCTTCTTAGAGGGGGGCGCCACCCGGCAGGCCTCGGTGGCCCGGCTTCTGGAGGCGGCGAGCCTGCCCCTCGTCCTGGTCCACGACGTGGCCCGTCCCTTCGTCAGCCGGGGCCTGGTGGCGCGGGTCCTCGAGGCCGCCCAAAGAAGCGGCGCCGCCGTCCCCGTCCTCCCCGTGCCCGACACCCTCATGGCCCCGGAGGGGGAGGCCTACGGCCGGGTGGTGCCCCGGGAGGCCTTCCGCCTGGTGCAGACCCCCCAGGGGTTTTTCACCGCCCTCCTCCGGGAGGCCCACGCCTACGCCCGGAGGAAGGGGCTCGAGGCCAGCGACGACGCCCAGCTGGTCCAGGCCCTGGGTTACCCCGTGGCCCTGGTGGAAGGGGAGGCCACGGCCTTCAAGATCACCCACCCTCAGGACCTCGTCTTGGCGGAGGCCCTGGCCCGGGTATGGAGCGCCTAG
- a CDS encoding 30S ribosomal protein S1 has product MEDKATQTPEQTFSMEAALQETEARLEKRVRPGQILTGKVVLVGSEGVAVDIGAKTEGIIPFNQLTTKPLSEEELRNLLSPGDEVKVQVLRVDPETGQILLSRKKIEAQEKWDRIQELYEKGEPVTVTIKERVKGGVVAELDGVQGFMPASQLDLRRVPNLDEFVGQQVLAKIIEFHRRKGRVILSRRAVLEEEQKKAREAFLKSLEPGQVVEGTVVEVTDFGVFVNLGPVDGLVHRSEITWGRFNHPREVIQKGQKVKAQVLSVDPEKERVNLSIKALIPDPWTTVAEKYPVGTRVRGKVVGLTQFGAFVEVEPGLEGLIHISELSWTKRPKHPSEVVKEGDEVEAVVLRLDPEERRLSLGLKQTQPDPWQQLTEKYPPGTVLKGKVTGVTDFGVFVEIEPGIEGLVHVSELDHKRVENPAALFKKGDEMEVVVLNIDPVEQRVSLSRKRLLPPPLPQEEERPRRARSGKERARRKGAPRREDRREYEYGAVAEYNLYDASSVPTTTATVKLGDLYGDLLASLGLEEEAEEKSRG; this is encoded by the coding sequence ATGGAAGACAAGGCGACCCAGACCCCGGAACAGACCTTCAGCATGGAAGCGGCCCTTCAGGAGACGGAGGCCCGGCTGGAGAAGCGCGTGCGCCCCGGGCAGATCCTGACGGGCAAGGTGGTTCTGGTGGGCTCGGAAGGCGTGGCGGTGGACATCGGCGCCAAGACCGAGGGCATCATCCCCTTCAACCAGCTCACCACCAAGCCCCTTTCCGAGGAGGAACTCAGGAACCTTCTGAGCCCTGGGGACGAGGTGAAGGTCCAGGTGCTCCGGGTGGACCCCGAGACGGGCCAGATCCTGCTCTCCCGGAAGAAGATCGAGGCCCAGGAGAAGTGGGACCGGATCCAGGAGCTTTACGAGAAGGGCGAGCCCGTCACCGTGACCATCAAGGAGCGGGTGAAGGGGGGCGTGGTCGCCGAGCTGGACGGTGTCCAGGGCTTCATGCCCGCCTCCCAGCTGGACCTAAGGCGCGTCCCGAACCTGGACGAGTTCGTGGGCCAGCAGGTCCTGGCCAAGATCATTGAGTTCCACCGCCGTAAGGGCCGGGTCATCCTCTCCCGCCGGGCGGTGCTTGAGGAGGAGCAGAAGAAGGCCCGGGAGGCCTTCCTCAAGAGCCTCGAGCCCGGCCAGGTGGTGGAGGGCACCGTGGTGGAGGTGACCGACTTCGGGGTCTTCGTCAACCTGGGCCCCGTGGACGGCTTGGTCCACCGCTCCGAGATCACCTGGGGGCGGTTCAACCACCCCCGCGAGGTGATCCAGAAGGGCCAGAAGGTGAAGGCCCAGGTCCTCTCCGTGGACCCCGAGAAAGAGCGGGTTAACCTCTCCATCAAGGCCCTCATCCCCGACCCCTGGACCACGGTGGCGGAGAAGTACCCCGTGGGCACCCGGGTCCGGGGCAAGGTGGTGGGCCTCACCCAGTTCGGGGCCTTCGTGGAGGTGGAGCCGGGCCTCGAGGGCCTGATCCACATCTCCGAGCTCTCCTGGACCAAGCGGCCCAAGCACCCCTCCGAGGTGGTGAAGGAGGGGGACGAGGTGGAGGCCGTGGTCCTGCGCCTGGACCCCGAGGAGCGCCGCCTCTCCCTTGGCCTCAAGCAGACCCAGCCCGACCCCTGGCAGCAGCTCACGGAGAAGTACCCGCCCGGCACCGTGCTGAAGGGCAAGGTCACCGGGGTCACGGACTTCGGGGTCTTCGTGGAGATTGAGCCCGGCATTGAGGGGCTCGTCCACGTCTCCGAGCTGGACCACAAGCGGGTGGAGAACCCGGCCGCCCTCTTCAAGAAGGGGGACGAGATGGAGGTCGTGGTCCTCAACATTGACCCGGTGGAGCAGCGGGTCTCCCTCTCCCGCAAGCGCCTCCTTCCGCCCCCCCTGCCCCAGGAGGAGGAGCGGCCCCGCCGCGCCCGCTCGGGCAAGGAGCGCGCCCGCCGCAAGGGGGCGCCCCGCCGGGAGGACCGGAGGGAGTACGAGTACGGCGCCGTGGCGGAGTACAACCTCTACGACGCCTCCAGCGTGCCCACCACCACGGCCACGGTGAAGCTCGGCGACCTCTACGGCGACCTCTTGGCGAGCCTGGGCCTCGAGGAGGAGGCCGAGGAGAAGAGCCGGGGCTGA
- the tsaE gene encoding tRNA (adenosine(37)-N6)-threonylcarbamoyltransferase complex ATPase subunit type 1 TsaE, with the protein MRLLLSRRLSCLEDTQALAEEVLGLLPRGALVALEGPLGAGKTTFVGFLARALGFPGRVTSPTYTLIHTYPTPEGPVVHADLYRLKDPSLLLGQLEAALEGARLGLVEWGEPHLLGASHLLRLSPEGEARRAELWEVGPGEEKGV; encoded by the coding sequence ATGCGGCTCCTTCTTTCGCGCAGGCTTTCGTGCCTCGAGGACACCCAGGCCCTGGCGGAGGAGGTCCTAGGCCTCCTCCCCCGGGGCGCCCTTGTGGCCCTCGAGGGCCCCTTGGGCGCGGGCAAGACCACCTTCGTGGGCTTCCTCGCCCGGGCCCTGGGCTTCCCCGGCCGGGTCACGAGCCCCACCTACACCCTCATCCACACCTACCCCACCCCCGAGGGGCCCGTGGTCCACGCCGACCTCTACCGCCTGAAGGACCCCTCCCTCCTCCTCGGCCAGCTGGAGGCCGCCCTGGAGGGGGCACGGCTCGGCCTGGTGGAGTGGGGGGAGCCCCACCTCCTCGGGGCGAGCCACCTCCTTAGGCTTTCGCCGGAAGGGGAGGCCCGCCGGGCCGAGCTATGGGAGGTCGGCCCCGGCGAGGAGAAGGGCGTCTAG
- a CDS encoding CarD family transcriptional regulator, giving the protein MKEFRPGDKVVLPPYGVGVVAGIAQRSVSGVSRAYYQVDFPGSRSKAYVPVEAPHSVGLRKALAPEEVPVILDLLKNGRMPLPKQWAARHRKTSEILADGNPYRIAQMAGQLRAWEVERGLPDLDRQALRRAIHLLAEEVAQSLEITVQEAKRLFEEAWGEELN; this is encoded by the coding sequence GTGAAAGAGTTCAGGCCTGGGGACAAGGTGGTCTTGCCCCCCTACGGGGTCGGCGTGGTGGCGGGCATCGCCCAGCGGAGCGTAAGCGGGGTGAGCCGGGCCTACTACCAGGTGGACTTCCCCGGTTCCCGCTCCAAGGCCTACGTGCCGGTGGAGGCGCCCCACAGCGTGGGCCTAAGGAAGGCCCTGGCCCCGGAAGAGGTCCCCGTGATCCTGGACCTGCTCAAGAACGGGCGGATGCCCCTCCCCAAGCAGTGGGCCGCCCGGCACCGCAAGACCAGCGAGATCCTGGCGGACGGGAACCCCTACCGCATCGCCCAGATGGCGGGGCAGCTCCGGGCCTGGGAGGTGGAGCGGGGCCTTCCCGACCTGGACCGGCAGGCCCTGAGGCGGGCCATCCACCTCCTGGCCGAGGAGGTGGCCCAAAGCCTAGAGATCACCGTCCAGGAGGCGAAGCGCCTCTTTGAGGAAGCCTGGGGCGAGGAGCTGAACTGA
- a CDS encoding metal-binding protein — protein sequence MPSGRAHEALNLAALGGLALAHLAAGGSPEDPRAWAFGLAYLAGTYLLSPDLDLAERGVRASRRWGIFAAFWRPYGWLFRHRGLSHTWLLGPLTRLAYLGAWVGLLLLVLRWTLGLQVSLDLPPELWGFGLLGYYASQWLHLLADGIRPDHGLKRLRRPR from the coding sequence ATGCCCTCGGGGCGCGCCCACGAGGCCTTGAACCTGGCGGCGCTGGGCGGGTTGGCCCTGGCCCACCTGGCGGCGGGGGGCTCTCCGGAGGACCCCCGGGCCTGGGCCTTCGGCCTCGCCTACCTGGCGGGCACTTACCTCCTCTCCCCCGACCTGGACCTGGCGGAGCGGGGGGTGAGGGCGAGCCGCCGCTGGGGGATTTTTGCCGCCTTCTGGCGCCCATACGGCTGGCTCTTTAGGCACCGGGGCCTCTCCCACACCTGGCTGCTTGGGCCCCTCACCCGGCTCGCCTACCTGGGGGCTTGGGTGGGGCTCCTCCTCCTGGTCCTGCGCTGGACTCTGGGCCTCCAGGTCTCCCTGGACCTTCCCCCGGAGCTGTGGGGCTTCGGCCTGCTCGGCTACTACGCCTCCCAGTGGCTCCACCTCCTCGCGGACGGGATCCGGCCCGACCACGGCCTGAAGCGCCTGCGCCGTCCCCGGTGA
- the ispE gene encoding 4-(cytidine 5'-diphospho)-2-C-methyl-D-erythritol kinase, producing MERLAPAKVNLGLSVRFRREDGYHELHTLFAPFSLADRLVVEPVSSGLHFQGPYGRENLAYRAASLYLEAAGQPGGVRILLEKRIPEGAGLGGGSSDAAQVLLALQALYPAEVDLFALARTLGADVPFFLLGRGAEARGVGERLKPLALPPVPAVVFFPGLRVPTPLVYRAVRPEDFGPDLPVEAILEALARGEEPPYWNSLEGPAFRLFPELKEVRGRMRALGLRGVLMSGSGSAFFGLAEGPDHARRAAEALRAWGRAWAGTLGGGDAGSGPA from the coding sequence ATGGAGCGCCTAGCCCCTGCGAAGGTCAACCTCGGGCTTTCCGTCCGCTTCCGGCGGGAGGACGGGTACCACGAGCTCCACACCCTCTTCGCCCCCTTCTCCCTGGCGGACCGGCTGGTGGTGGAGCCCGTTTCGTCGGGCCTCCACTTCCAGGGGCCCTACGGGCGCGAGAACCTGGCCTACCGGGCGGCCTCCCTCTACCTCGAGGCGGCGGGCCAACCCGGGGGCGTGCGCATCCTTTTGGAGAAGCGGATCCCCGAGGGGGCCGGGCTCGGGGGCGGGAGTTCCGACGCGGCCCAGGTCCTTCTCGCCCTCCAGGCCCTCTACCCGGCGGAGGTGGACCTCTTCGCCCTGGCCCGGACCCTCGGGGCGGACGTCCCCTTCTTCCTCCTCGGGCGGGGGGCGGAGGCCCGGGGGGTGGGGGAGAGGCTTAAGCCCCTCGCCTTGCCCCCGGTCCCCGCGGTGGTCTTTTTTCCCGGGCTCCGGGTGCCCACGCCCTTGGTCTACCGCGCCGTGCGGCCGGAGGACTTCGGCCCGGACCTCCCCGTGGAGGCCATCCTCGAGGCCTTGGCCCGGGGGGAGGAGCCCCCGTACTGGAACAGCCTGGAAGGCCCCGCCTTCCGCCTCTTCCCCGAGCTCAAGGAGGTGCGGGGCCGGATGCGGGCTTTGGGGCTTAGGGGGGTGCTCATGTCGGGCTCGGGGAGCGCCTTCTTCGGGCTTGCGGAAGGCCCAGACCACGCGAGGCGGGCGGCGGAGGCGCTTAGGGCCTGGGGGCGCGCCTGGGCCGGCACGCTGGGAGGTGGGGATGCTGGGTCTGGACCTGCTTAA
- the sbtR gene encoding TetR/AcrR family transcriptional regulator SbtR, whose amino-acid sequence MAAMITPPGAGVKDKKRAILEATLAVLRERGLSGLKMEEVARRAEVGKGTIYLYFRDKRDLLKALVEERTWAFYREVEEVVRRKAPFFVRLEEVLRRRLAWVQEWRGLWAAVAREAMDDPTPWLKGLHEHYLRLLEELLRSGQSEGAVRTGLSPRATAAVIAAMGCTPSLEVEAYLEHLMEVLRKGVEP is encoded by the coding sequence GTGGCCGCGATGATAACCCCTCCGGGGGCCGGCGTCAAGGACAAGAAGCGGGCCATCCTTGAGGCCACCCTGGCCGTGCTCCGGGAGCGGGGCCTCTCCGGGCTCAAGATGGAGGAGGTGGCCCGGAGGGCGGAGGTGGGCAAGGGCACCATCTACCTCTACTTCCGCGACAAGAGGGACCTGCTCAAGGCCCTGGTGGAGGAGCGCACCTGGGCCTTCTACCGCGAGGTGGAGGAGGTGGTGCGCCGCAAGGCGCCTTTTTTCGTGCGCCTCGAGGAGGTGCTGAGGCGCCGCCTGGCCTGGGTGCAGGAGTGGCGGGGCCTCTGGGCCGCCGTGGCCCGGGAGGCCATGGACGACCCCACCCCCTGGCTCAAGGGCCTCCACGAGCACTACCTCCGCCTCCTGGAGGAGCTTTTGCGGTCGGGCCAGTCGGAGGGGGCCGTGCGCACGGGCCTCTCCCCCAGGGCCACGGCCGCGGTCATCGCGGCGATGGGGTGCACCCCTTCCTTGGAGGTGGAAGCCTATTTGGAGCATCTTATGGAGGTGCTCCGGAAAGGAGTAGAGCCGTGA
- the uppP gene encoding undecaprenyl-diphosphatase UppP has product MGRVSAWEALLLGVVEGLTEFLPVSSTGHLTLLFHLLGLPVEEDPFLKTFLVAIQLGAILAVLLLYGRRLAADRALWLRIAVAFVPTGVIGFLFYPLIKGVILGNDAVVAFFLFFVGAVLLFADRLAERAQYQDVKALPLARVAWIGVFQGLAALFPGTSRSGATILGGLLLGLNRQAAAEFSFLLALPTMFAAVGYDLWKSAPEVPEGGWSLLLLGFLAALVTALVTVRWMLAFVARHGFRPFALYRMALAAVYAFFFLR; this is encoded by the coding sequence ATGGGCCGCGTGAGCGCTTGGGAAGCCCTTCTGCTCGGGGTGGTTGAGGGGCTCACGGAGTTCCTGCCCGTCTCCTCCACCGGCCACCTCACCCTGCTCTTCCACCTCCTGGGCCTGCCCGTGGAGGAGGACCCCTTCCTCAAGACCTTCCTCGTGGCCATCCAGCTCGGAGCCATCCTGGCGGTCCTCCTCCTCTACGGAAGGCGCCTTGCGGCCGACCGGGCCCTTTGGCTCCGCATCGCGGTGGCCTTCGTCCCCACGGGGGTCATCGGCTTCCTCTTCTACCCCCTGATCAAAGGGGTCATCCTGGGGAACGACGCCGTGGTGGCCTTCTTTCTCTTCTTCGTTGGAGCAGTCCTCCTCTTCGCCGACCGGCTGGCGGAACGGGCCCAATACCAGGACGTGAAGGCCCTTCCCCTCGCCCGGGTGGCCTGGATCGGGGTCTTCCAGGGCCTCGCCGCCCTCTTCCCCGGGACGAGCCGTAGCGGGGCCACGATCCTGGGGGGCCTCCTCCTGGGCCTCAACCGGCAAGCCGCCGCCGAGTTCAGCTTCCTCCTGGCCCTTCCCACCATGTTCGCCGCCGTGGGCTACGACCTCTGGAAAAGCGCCCCGGAGGTGCCCGAAGGCGGCTGGTCCCTCCTCCTCCTCGGCTTCCTCGCCGCCCTGGTCACCGCCCTGGTCACCGTGCGCTGGATGCTGGCCTTCGTGGCCCGCCACGGCTTCCGCCCCTTCGCCCTCTACCGCATGGCCCTGGCGGCGGTCTACGCCTTCTTCTTCCTACGCTAG
- the leuS gene encoding leucine--tRNA ligase: protein MEKYNPHAIEAKWQRFWEEKGFMKAKDLPGGRGKQYVLVMFPYPSGDLHMGHLKNYTMGDVLARFRRMQGYEVLHPMGWDAFGLPAENAALKFGVHPKDWTYENIRQAKESLRLMGILYDWDREVTTCEPEYYRWNQWIFLKMWEKGLAYRAKGLVNWCPKCQTVLANEQVVEGRCWRHEDTPVEKRELEQWYLRITAYAERLLKDLEGLNWPEKVKAMQRAWIGRSEGAEILFPVEGKEVRIPVFTTRPDTLFGATFLVLAPEHPLTLELAAPEKREEVLAYVEAAKRKTEIERQAEGREKTGVFLGAYALNPATGERIPIWTADYVLFGYGTGAIMAVPAHDQRDYEFARKFGLPIKKVIERPGEPLPEPLERAYEEPGIMVNSGPFDGTESEEGKRKVIAWLEEKGLGKGRVTYRLRDWLISRQRYWGTPIPMVHCEACGVVPVPEEELPVLLPDLKDVEDIRPKGKSPLEAHPEFYETTCPKCGGPAKRDTDTMDTFFDSSWYYLRYTDPHNDRLPFDPEKANAWMPVDQYIGGVEHAVLHLLYSRFFTKFLHDLGMVKVEEPFQGLFTQGMVLAWTDFGPVEVEGSVVRLPEPTRIRLEIPESALSLENVRKMGAELRPHEDGTLHLWKPAVMSKSKGNGVMVGPFVKEQGADIARITILFAAPPENEMVWTEEGVQGAWRFLNRIYRRVAEDREALLETSGVFQAEALEGKDRELYGKLHETLKKVTEDLEALRFNTAIAALMEFLNALYEYRKDRPVTPVYRTAIRYYLQMLFPFAPHLAEELWHWFWPDSLFEAGWPELDEKALEKDVVEVAVQVNGRVRGTIHIPKDAPLEVARAEALKVRNVRAHLEGKEVVKEIYVPGKILNLVVRG, encoded by the coding sequence ATGGAGAAGTACAACCCGCACGCCATTGAGGCCAAGTGGCAGCGCTTCTGGGAGGAGAAGGGGTTCATGAAGGCCAAGGACCTCCCGGGGGGCCGGGGGAAGCAGTACGTCCTCGTCATGTTCCCCTACCCCTCGGGGGACCTGCACATGGGCCACCTGAAGAACTACACCATGGGGGACGTCCTGGCCCGCTTCCGCCGGATGCAGGGCTACGAGGTCCTCCACCCCATGGGCTGGGACGCTTTTGGCCTTCCGGCGGAGAACGCCGCCCTGAAGTTCGGCGTCCACCCCAAGGACTGGACCTACGAGAACATCCGCCAGGCCAAGGAGAGCCTCCGGCTCATGGGCATCCTTTACGACTGGGACCGGGAGGTCACCACCTGCGAGCCCGAGTACTACCGCTGGAACCAGTGGATCTTCCTCAAGATGTGGGAAAAGGGCCTGGCCTACCGGGCGAAGGGCCTCGTCAACTGGTGCCCCAAGTGCCAGACGGTCCTCGCCAACGAGCAGGTGGTGGAGGGGCGGTGCTGGCGGCACGAGGACACCCCCGTGGAGAAGCGGGAGCTGGAGCAGTGGTACCTGCGCATCACCGCCTACGCCGAGAGGCTTCTTAAGGACCTCGAGGGCCTCAACTGGCCCGAGAAGGTCAAGGCCATGCAAAGGGCCTGGATCGGCCGCTCCGAGGGGGCGGAGATCCTCTTCCCCGTGGAGGGGAAGGAGGTGAGGATCCCCGTCTTCACCACCCGCCCCGACACCCTCTTCGGAGCCACCTTCCTCGTGCTCGCCCCGGAGCACCCCTTGACCCTGGAGCTCGCCGCCCCGGAGAAGCGGGAGGAGGTCCTGGCCTACGTGGAGGCCGCCAAGCGCAAGACGGAGATTGAGCGCCAGGCGGAAGGCAGGGAGAAGACCGGGGTCTTCCTGGGGGCCTACGCCCTAAACCCCGCCACGGGGGAGAGGATCCCCATCTGGACCGCGGACTACGTGCTCTTTGGCTACGGCACCGGGGCCATCATGGCCGTCCCTGCCCACGACCAGAGGGACTACGAGTTCGCCAGGAAGTTCGGCCTTCCCATCAAGAAGGTGATTGAGCGGCCCGGCGAGCCCCTCCCCGAGCCCCTGGAAAGGGCCTACGAGGAGCCCGGGATCATGGTGAACTCCGGGCCCTTTGACGGGACGGAAAGCGAGGAGGGGAAGCGGAAGGTCATCGCCTGGCTGGAGGAGAAGGGCCTGGGCAAGGGCCGGGTCACCTACCGCCTCCGGGACTGGCTCATAAGCCGCCAGCGCTACTGGGGGACCCCCATCCCCATGGTCCACTGCGAGGCCTGCGGGGTGGTCCCCGTCCCCGAGGAGGAGCTTCCCGTGCTCCTTCCCGACCTCAAGGACGTGGAGGACATCCGCCCCAAGGGGAAGAGCCCCCTGGAGGCCCACCCCGAGTTCTACGAGACCACCTGCCCCAAGTGCGGCGGCCCCGCCAAGCGGGACACGGACACCATGGACACCTTCTTTGACTCCAGCTGGTACTACCTGCGCTACACCGACCCCCACAACGACCGCCTCCCCTTTGACCCCGAGAAGGCGAACGCCTGGATGCCCGTGGACCAGTACATCGGCGGGGTGGAGCACGCGGTGCTTCACCTCCTCTACAGCCGCTTCTTCACCAAGTTTCTCCACGACCTGGGGATGGTGAAGGTGGAGGAGCCCTTCCAGGGCCTCTTCACCCAGGGCATGGTCCTCGCCTGGACGGACTTTGGCCCCGTGGAGGTGGAAGGAAGCGTGGTGCGCCTCCCCGAGCCCACCCGCATCCGGCTGGAGATCCCAGAAAGCGCGCTTTCCCTGGAGAACGTGAGGAAGATGGGGGCCGAGCTCCGCCCCCACGAGGACGGCACCCTCCACCTCTGGAAGCCCGCCGTCATGAGCAAGTCCAAGGGCAACGGGGTCATGGTGGGGCCCTTCGTGAAGGAGCAGGGGGCGGACATCGCCCGCATCACCATCCTCTTCGCCGCGCCCCCGGAGAACGAGATGGTCTGGACCGAGGAGGGGGTCCAGGGGGCCTGGCGCTTCCTGAACCGCATCTACCGGCGGGTGGCCGAGGACCGGGAGGCCCTTTTGGAGACGAGCGGGGTCTTCCAGGCCGAGGCTTTAGAGGGGAAGGACCGGGAGCTTTACGGGAAGCTGCACGAGACCCTGAAGAAGGTCACGGAGGACCTCGAGGCCCTCCGCTTCAACACCGCCATCGCCGCCCTCATGGAGTTCCTGAACGCCCTCTACGAGTACCGCAAGGACCGCCCCGTCACCCCGGTCTACCGCACCGCCATTCGCTACTACCTGCAGATGCTCTTCCCCTTCGCCCCCCACCTCGCCGAGGAGCTTTGGCACTGGTTCTGGCCCGATAGCCTCTTTGAGGCGGGCTGGCCCGAGCTGGACGAGAAGGCCCTGGAGAAGGACGTGGTGGAGGTGGCCGTCCAGGTGAACGGGCGGGTGCGGGGGACGATCCACATCCCCAAGGACGCCCCCCTGGAGGTGGCGCGGGCCGAGGCCCTTAAGGTGCGAAACGTAAGGGCCCACCTCGAGGGCAAGGAGGTGGTGAAGGAGATCTACGTCCCGGGGAAGATCCTCAACCTGGTAGTGCGGGGGTAG